Proteins co-encoded in one Nonomuraea helvata genomic window:
- a CDS encoding SAM-dependent methyltransferase, whose protein sequence is MTTQSTGPGSTFDPSTATPSRTYASLRGAPNDALAADREAVAELRNAIEKVDEVVRENAEALVRAVRYLASVGYDQFADLGGGRPLQGLDARKLPDLAAVAAQERPGMRWLLIDSDITAITAGRAILRGIAETEQVDLRDPTKVLKALDVHLDLNRPVIVILGAVLHFLTDWEATQLMTALWGDLPTGSMVLVTHVTSTGVEPEMVARGKASYEARHSIRIYPRTEEEITGLAGRFVIREPGVVATVDFMPSLDELAPKEAPHFLMWMAERLPD, encoded by the coding sequence ATGACGACCCAATCCACAGGACCGGGAAGCACGTTCGACCCGTCCACCGCCACGCCTTCCCGCACGTACGCGTCCCTGAGAGGCGCCCCGAATGACGCGCTCGCCGCCGACCGGGAAGCCGTCGCGGAACTGCGCAACGCGATCGAGAAGGTGGACGAAGTCGTCCGGGAAAACGCTGAGGCGCTCGTGCGGGCGGTCCGCTACCTGGCCAGCGTTGGCTATGACCAGTTCGCCGATCTCGGCGGCGGCCGCCCCCTGCAAGGCTTGGACGCCCGTAAGCTTCCCGACCTGGCGGCGGTCGCCGCACAGGAGCGGCCGGGGATGCGGTGGCTGCTCATCGACTCGGACATCACTGCGATTACGGCAGGCCGGGCCATCCTGCGCGGCATAGCTGAGACCGAGCAGGTAGACCTGCGCGACCCGACCAAGGTCCTCAAAGCGCTCGACGTGCACCTGGATCTGAACCGACCGGTGATCGTGATTCTTGGAGCGGTACTGCACTTCCTGACCGACTGGGAAGCGACCCAGCTCATGACCGCCCTGTGGGGTGATCTACCGACGGGCAGCATGGTGCTGGTCACGCACGTGACCAGCACCGGCGTAGAACCGGAAATGGTCGCGCGTGGCAAGGCCTCCTACGAGGCCCGGCACAGCATCCGTATCTACCCCCGCACTGAGGAGGAGATCACGGGGCTGGCTGGAAGGTTCGTCATCCGCGAACCCGGCGTCGTCGCCACGGTCGACTTCATGCCCAGCCTTGACGAACTGGCACCGAAGGAAGCGCCGCATTTCCTCATGTGGATGGCCGAGCGGCTTCCGGACTAA
- a CDS encoding NUDIX domain-containing protein encodes MSHRENEEAILNAVAVDVGLAALEFDGARAWLEQARQHPMEPLAADVWVTDPDFGHVLLVKHRVRGWVPPGGKVEPGEAPRAAAARELFEETGLHAELLEVPAAVCVRSYRSDWSPTLGLSYAAIADLDVPLGGETGQPPRWFALDEEWDSVFPEDRARIRAHVARLVAARAVEAR; translated from the coding sequence GTGAGCCACCGCGAGAACGAAGAAGCGATCTTGAATGCTGTGGCCGTCGATGTCGGCTTGGCGGCCCTTGAGTTCGACGGTGCGCGGGCCTGGCTGGAGCAGGCGCGTCAGCACCCGATGGAGCCGCTGGCGGCGGATGTCTGGGTGACCGATCCGGACTTCGGACATGTCCTGCTGGTGAAGCATCGGGTGCGGGGCTGGGTGCCTCCCGGTGGCAAGGTCGAGCCGGGAGAGGCTCCCCGCGCCGCCGCAGCACGCGAACTGTTCGAGGAGACCGGGCTGCACGCGGAACTGCTGGAAGTGCCGGCTGCGGTCTGTGTGCGTTCCTACCGCTCGGACTGGTCGCCGACGCTTGGCCTGTCGTACGCCGCGATAGCCGATCTCGATGTGCCGCTGGGTGGGGAGACCGGGCAGCCGCCGCGCTGGTTCGCCCTCGATGAGGAGTGGGACTCGGTGTTTCCTGAGGATCGCGCCCGGATCCGGGCTCACGTGGCCCGGCTGGTGGCCGCTCGCGCTGTCGAGGCGCGCTGA
- a CDS encoding thiopeptide-type bacteriocin biosynthesis protein, with the protein MPPHHLTTAPAHQLAAAVLALLAGADLHAAAANIGVDPADLDEAGIVYQAAGLAALERHAEAGWYQLRVQFPDWDNPEQIGADLLGPCLEQLQAGGAIAGWWFLRKPPGWRLRLRDAEIPAVDQVLDELTAAGALTRWWPTVYEPETAAFGGPAGMQAAHDLFYADSLGVLDYARQAAPDLGRRELSIVLINALLRAAGLDWFERGDVFARVAQMRPAPSDADAARVEKLAANVRTLLAIPAQADSEPFAPGGPAAFAAPWLTAWQAAGHQLGCAAAEGRLDRGLRALLTHVVIFHWNRLGLSAATQGILARAATAAFLPGS; encoded by the coding sequence ATGCCTCCTCATCACCTGACCACCGCCCCGGCGCACCAGCTCGCCGCCGCCGTCCTCGCTCTCCTCGCAGGGGCAGACCTGCACGCCGCCGCCGCCAACATCGGCGTCGATCCGGCCGACCTCGACGAAGCCGGCATCGTGTACCAGGCTGCCGGGCTCGCGGCGCTCGAACGACACGCTGAGGCCGGCTGGTACCAGCTACGCGTCCAGTTCCCCGACTGGGACAACCCCGAGCAGATCGGCGCCGATCTGCTCGGGCCGTGCCTGGAGCAACTCCAGGCGGGCGGCGCGATCGCCGGGTGGTGGTTCCTGCGCAAACCCCCGGGCTGGCGGCTGCGCTTGCGCGACGCGGAGATTCCGGCCGTAGATCAGGTGCTCGATGAGCTGACCGCCGCCGGGGCGCTCACCCGCTGGTGGCCGACCGTGTACGAGCCTGAGACCGCCGCGTTCGGCGGGCCGGCCGGGATGCAGGCCGCGCATGACCTGTTCTACGCCGACAGCCTCGGCGTCCTCGACTACGCCCGCCAGGCCGCTCCCGATCTCGGTCGCCGTGAACTGTCTATCGTGCTCATCAACGCCCTGCTCCGGGCCGCGGGCCTGGACTGGTTCGAGCGCGGCGACGTCTTCGCCCGGGTGGCCCAGATGCGGCCCGCGCCTTCCGACGCCGACGCCGCCCGCGTCGAAAAGCTCGCCGCCAACGTGCGAACGCTGCTGGCCATCCCCGCCCAGGCCGACAGCGAGCCGTTCGCCCCCGGCGGGCCCGCCGCGTTCGCCGCACCGTGGCTCACCGCGTGGCAGGCTGCTGGCCACCAACTCGGCTGCGCGGCGGCCGAAGGCCGCCTCGACCGCGGGCTACGCGCCCTCCTCACCCACGTCGTGATCTTCCACTGGAACCGGCTCGGCCTGTCGGCCGCCACGCAAGGCATCCTCGCCCGCGCGGCCACGGCCGCCTTCCTGCCCGGGAGCTGA
- a CDS encoding lantibiotic dehydratase: MSVPPRYRHTGLVMVRASTDPGDLELPTRLNLRDPAAIQQEGRAWLARVWTRGEVREALQMASPDLGTRVDDLLGSTMAPGSDVRRAVMATVSYLLRWQRRPTPFGLFAGVATAAIGPARADIGTQHRAFARVNADWVTHLTDQIERHQGLRPRLTVIADSFGIARDGRFIVATRAQSGARHPGPMREVSVRLTRPVQIALAAAATPVKFDELAAELTARFPDTAPGKIRALLHTLVDQRILITNLRPPMTVADPLQHLIGVLHDAGGGDLADVKGLLRHLERIRDLLTRHNTTAPERAAALRTATRVEMAALAPGAGLVTDVTLDARVAVPEVVLKEAARAATVVLRLSTEPFGRTAWMDYHARFLTRYGPGALVPVKELVADSGLGFPGGYLGALRARPTWRTLTERDAALLALIQKAALTGADEVTLTEADVTALTVGDHDTVVLPHRIELGVAVTASSTEAIDRGEFDLHITANPRAHTSMTGRFTYLLDKDDRARLAASYGTGREHTSDDAVVVQLSFPPRRPRNENLTRVPSLVPDVVHLGEHPGSGAIGVDDLAVTADSAHMYLVQRSTGRRVIARIPHALDTTVQTPPLARFLAEVADARSAVYKPFNYGAARTLPYLPRIRYRRTILAAARWLLTTTDVPGTGQGWDAALQAWRQRWRTPARVLLCHEDLRLPLDLDQPMDRAVLQRRLEQAGRIELQEDHPPHGLDWIGRPAELLIPMTALNPPQRRLPATAAPGAATLVCAHLVGNPARFDDILTRHLPLLADELADLVTSWWVRRHRDMIRLDADQHLAVFLRLADPGQYGPVAARLAAFAARLETLGMPAQLTIARAHEQPGRYGEAAALAAAEQAFAADTEAAIAQISVADAARLPGQALAAASMAHLAATFAPDPIAGYQALLRCLEQQTGPLDRTLRDHALRWGDPANDYQAVRAIPGGETVAAAWRARDTALTAYHRALAEQRDPATVLRTLLHDHHVRALGVDPEFEKITGRLARAAALRCLALAGAL, from the coding sequence ATGAGCGTCCCCCCGCGCTACCGGCACACCGGCCTGGTGATGGTGCGAGCGAGCACCGACCCGGGCGACCTCGAATTACCCACCCGCCTCAACCTGCGCGACCCCGCCGCCATCCAGCAGGAAGGCCGGGCATGGCTGGCGAGGGTGTGGACCCGCGGCGAAGTGCGCGAGGCCCTGCAGATGGCCAGTCCCGATCTTGGTACGCGCGTCGACGACCTGCTCGGCTCTACCATGGCGCCCGGCAGCGACGTGCGCCGCGCCGTCATGGCCACCGTCTCCTACCTGCTGCGCTGGCAGCGCCGCCCGACCCCGTTCGGGCTGTTCGCCGGAGTCGCCACAGCCGCTATTGGGCCCGCGAGAGCCGACATCGGCACACAGCACCGCGCGTTCGCGCGGGTGAACGCGGATTGGGTCACCCACCTGACCGATCAGATCGAGCGGCATCAGGGCCTGCGGCCACGCCTGACGGTGATCGCCGACAGCTTTGGGATCGCCCGCGACGGCCGCTTCATCGTCGCCACCCGGGCACAAAGCGGCGCTCGGCACCCCGGCCCTATGCGCGAGGTATCCGTGCGTCTGACCCGGCCCGTGCAAATCGCTCTGGCCGCGGCCGCGACACCGGTCAAGTTCGACGAGCTCGCCGCCGAGCTGACCGCGCGCTTCCCAGATACCGCGCCGGGGAAGATCCGCGCTCTGCTGCACACGCTGGTGGACCAGCGCATTCTGATCACCAACCTGCGTCCGCCGATGACAGTCGCCGACCCGCTGCAACACCTGATCGGCGTCCTGCATGACGCGGGCGGCGGTGACCTGGCCGACGTCAAAGGGCTGCTGCGCCACCTCGAACGCATCCGCGACCTGCTGACGCGCCACAACACCACCGCCCCCGAGCGGGCCGCCGCGCTCCGCACCGCGACACGCGTGGAGATGGCCGCGCTCGCCCCGGGCGCCGGGCTGGTCACCGACGTGACCCTCGACGCCCGGGTCGCCGTCCCCGAGGTCGTGCTGAAGGAGGCCGCCCGAGCCGCCACCGTCGTGCTGCGCCTCTCCACGGAGCCCTTCGGCCGCACGGCATGGATGGACTACCACGCCCGGTTCCTCACCCGCTACGGCCCCGGCGCTCTGGTCCCGGTGAAGGAGCTGGTGGCCGACTCTGGGCTCGGCTTCCCCGGCGGCTATCTCGGCGCCCTCCGCGCCCGGCCCACCTGGCGCACGCTCACCGAGCGAGACGCCGCGCTCCTGGCCCTCATCCAGAAAGCCGCCCTGACCGGAGCCGACGAGGTCACGCTCACAGAGGCGGACGTCACCGCGCTGACCGTGGGCGACCACGACACCGTGGTGCTGCCCCACCGCATCGAGCTCGGCGTCGCCGTGACCGCCTCCTCCACCGAAGCGATTGATCGCGGAGAGTTCGACCTGCACATCACCGCCAACCCGCGCGCCCACACCAGCATGACCGGGCGGTTCACCTACCTGCTGGACAAGGACGACCGCGCCCGCCTCGCCGCCTCCTACGGCACCGGCCGCGAGCACACCAGCGACGATGCCGTGGTGGTTCAGCTCTCCTTCCCGCCCCGCCGCCCCCGCAACGAGAACCTCACGCGGGTCCCGTCGCTCGTCCCCGACGTCGTACACCTGGGCGAGCACCCCGGCAGCGGCGCGATCGGTGTCGACGACCTGGCGGTCACCGCCGACTCCGCCCACATGTACCTGGTGCAGCGCTCCACCGGTCGGCGCGTCATAGCCCGCATCCCCCACGCGCTGGACACCACCGTCCAGACTCCGCCGCTCGCCCGGTTCCTCGCCGAAGTCGCCGACGCCCGCAGCGCGGTCTACAAGCCGTTCAACTACGGCGCCGCCCGCACCCTGCCGTACCTTCCGCGCATCCGCTACCGGCGCACCATCCTGGCCGCCGCCCGCTGGCTCCTCACCACCACCGACGTACCCGGCACCGGGCAGGGCTGGGATGCGGCGCTGCAGGCGTGGCGACAGCGGTGGCGCACACCAGCGCGTGTCCTGCTCTGCCATGAGGACCTGCGTCTCCCGCTCGACCTCGATCAGCCGATGGACCGCGCGGTCCTTCAGAGGCGGTTGGAGCAGGCCGGACGGATCGAGCTGCAAGAAGACCACCCGCCGCACGGGCTGGACTGGATCGGCCGACCAGCCGAACTGCTGATCCCCATGACCGCGCTCAACCCGCCGCAGCGCCGCCTCCCGGCGACTGCGGCCCCGGGCGCCGCCACGCTGGTGTGCGCCCACCTGGTCGGCAACCCGGCACGGTTCGACGACATCCTGACCCGGCACCTGCCGCTCCTCGCTGACGAGCTTGCCGACCTGGTCACCTCCTGGTGGGTGCGCAGGCATCGCGACATGATCCGGCTCGACGCCGACCAGCATCTCGCCGTGTTCCTGCGTCTGGCCGACCCCGGCCAGTACGGGCCGGTCGCGGCACGCCTGGCCGCGTTCGCCGCCCGGCTGGAGACGCTCGGCATGCCCGCGCAACTCACCATCGCAAGGGCCCACGAGCAGCCCGGCCGGTACGGCGAAGCCGCGGCACTGGCGGCGGCCGAGCAGGCGTTCGCCGCCGACACCGAGGCCGCCATCGCGCAGATCAGCGTGGCCGACGCCGCCCGGCTGCCTGGCCAGGCGCTGGCCGCCGCGTCCATGGCGCACCTCGCCGCAACGTTCGCCCCCGACCCCATCGCCGGCTACCAGGCGCTGCTCCGCTGCCTGGAGCAGCAGACCGGCCCGCTGGATCGCACGCTGCGCGACCATGCGCTCCGCTGGGGCGACCCCGCCAACGACTACCAGGCTGTGCGCGCCATCCCGGGCGGCGAAACCGTCGCCGCCGCCTGGCGGGCCCGGGATACGGCGCTGACTGCCTACCACCGCGCGCTTGCCGAGCAGCGCGACCCGGCCACCGTGCTGCGAACCCTGCTGCATGACCACCACGTGCGGGCCCTCGGCGTCGACCCGGAGTTCGAGAAGATCACGGGCCGCCTCGCCCGCGCGGCCGCCCTGCGCTGCCTCGCCCTGGCAGGCGCCCTATGA
- a CDS encoding serine hydrolase domain-containing protein, protein MGDTHESITELLDRGVRERVFPGAVWAIGDRDGVREWGTCGVADPAVPGSLMRRDTIFDIASLTKIVAVWAVIGGLWEEERLPLDVPLDGFWPEVAGHPMGNVTVRHLLTHTAGLPLRANLRNQYGTDPGAIRAGVLHEKPHDLPGRAVKYTDRAALVLGYLAEHVSGRPLDRLAHERVWQPLGMNHTRFGPLPSELAADCAPTELDQDTGTHLKGIAHDFSARLLGGVCGIAGVFSVLDDLALFQRHLLDPAAHTSFGLAWVTESLQVHTGSLTPSRGLFWHPAPGSDDTYVHYGFTGTGMWTSPKRERWGVLLTNKLYYSRDRDPLMAIRDTFCRLALG, encoded by the coding sequence ATGGGCGACACCCACGAGTCGATCACAGAGCTACTCGATCGGGGGGTGCGTGAGCGCGTGTTCCCCGGAGCTGTCTGGGCCATCGGTGACCGCGACGGCGTGCGCGAGTGGGGCACCTGCGGAGTGGCCGATCCCGCCGTTCCCGGCTCTCTGATGCGGCGTGACACGATCTTCGACATTGCCAGTCTCACCAAGATCGTCGCGGTCTGGGCCGTCATCGGCGGCTTGTGGGAGGAGGAGCGACTGCCGCTCGACGTACCCCTGGACGGATTTTGGCCCGAGGTCGCTGGCCACCCCATGGGAAACGTCACCGTGCGGCACCTGCTCACCCACACCGCGGGGCTGCCGCTCCGCGCCAACCTGAGAAACCAGTACGGCACCGACCCGGGCGCCATCCGCGCTGGCGTCCTACACGAGAAGCCGCACGACTTGCCGGGGCGGGCGGTCAAGTACACCGACCGGGCCGCCCTCGTGCTCGGCTACCTCGCCGAGCACGTCTCCGGCCGCCCGCTCGACCGGCTTGCCCATGAGCGGGTATGGCAGCCCCTCGGTATGAACCACACCCGCTTCGGTCCCCTGCCGTCCGAGCTCGCCGCCGACTGCGCCCCCACTGAACTCGACCAGGACACCGGCACCCACCTCAAGGGCATCGCCCACGACTTCTCCGCACGCCTGCTCGGCGGGGTGTGCGGCATCGCCGGTGTGTTTTCCGTCCTGGACGATCTGGCGCTATTCCAGCGCCACCTCCTCGATCCGGCCGCTCACACCAGCTTCGGCCTTGCTTGGGTGACCGAGTCCCTGCAGGTGCACACGGGGAGCCTCACGCCCAGCCGGGGCCTGTTCTGGCACCCCGCCCCCGGCAGCGACGACACCTACGTCCACTACGGCTTCACCGGCACAGGCATGTGGACATCGCCCAAGCGGGAACGATGGGGCGTTCTCCTGACGAACAAGCTCTACTACAGCCGCGACCGCGACCCGCTCATGGCCATCCGTGACACCTTCTGCCGTCTCGCCTTGGGATAA
- the fxlM gene encoding methyltransferase, FxLD system, with protein MNDTTIDEARAAELRDKLADELKEAGYIKSAQVEAAFRAVPRHAFVPADTPLEVTYQADSAVVTKRDEYGVAISSVSAAYIQVAMIEQAELEPGMSVLEIGSGGVNAAMLAEVVGPDGQVLSVDIDPEVTARATELLDAAGYGDRVKVITADAEHEIAGFGPFNAIIVTVGAWDLAPAWRRQLAPDGTLVVPLRMNGVSRSIAFRRANDHLTSTSAVVAGFVPMQGAGQHIEREFRLPDAHGHAVTLRFDSGAPDDPSLLNGVLASDRSEVWSGVTVKHGVSFADLHLWFACFLPGFCKLAAEEGTDLAQERKTWFPFAGVRGDSFAYLSVRPAMDGAGAEFGARAYGPHGQEAATAMVEQIQAWDKQARNRPEPTFAYWPTGHIPADLPEGTAALNKTHGLVTISWPTG; from the coding sequence GTGAATGACACGACCATCGACGAGGCGCGGGCCGCTGAGCTGAGGGACAAGCTCGCGGACGAGCTCAAGGAGGCCGGATACATCAAGTCGGCTCAGGTCGAAGCGGCGTTCCGCGCGGTTCCCCGGCACGCGTTCGTGCCGGCCGACACCCCGCTGGAAGTCACCTACCAGGCCGACAGCGCGGTGGTCACCAAGCGAGACGAGTACGGCGTCGCCATCTCTTCCGTCAGTGCCGCGTACATCCAGGTAGCGATGATCGAGCAGGCCGAGCTGGAGCCGGGCATGTCCGTGCTGGAGATCGGTTCAGGTGGCGTAAACGCTGCGATGCTCGCCGAAGTCGTCGGGCCGGACGGGCAAGTGCTCAGCGTGGACATCGACCCGGAGGTGACCGCCCGCGCCACCGAGCTGCTGGACGCCGCCGGCTACGGCGACCGGGTCAAGGTGATCACAGCCGATGCCGAGCACGAGATTGCCGGGTTCGGGCCATTCAACGCGATCATCGTGACGGTCGGCGCGTGGGATTTGGCCCCGGCGTGGCGGCGCCAGTTGGCCCCTGACGGCACGCTCGTGGTGCCGTTGCGGATGAACGGTGTCAGCCGCTCGATCGCGTTCCGCCGCGCGAACGACCACCTGACCAGTACGTCCGCCGTGGTGGCCGGGTTCGTCCCCATGCAGGGAGCCGGTCAGCACATCGAAAGGGAGTTCCGGCTGCCCGACGCCCACGGGCACGCCGTCACGCTCCGGTTCGACAGCGGAGCACCCGACGATCCCAGCCTGCTGAACGGTGTCCTGGCCAGCGACCGCAGCGAGGTGTGGTCCGGCGTCACCGTCAAGCACGGTGTCTCGTTCGCCGACCTGCACCTGTGGTTCGCGTGCTTCCTGCCTGGCTTCTGCAAGCTGGCCGCCGAGGAGGGAACTGACCTCGCCCAGGAGCGCAAGACCTGGTTCCCGTTCGCCGGGGTGCGCGGCGACTCCTTCGCCTACCTGTCGGTGCGGCCAGCAATGGACGGCGCAGGCGCGGAGTTCGGCGCCCGCGCCTACGGACCGCACGGCCAGGAGGCAGCGACTGCCATGGTCGAGCAGATCCAGGCGTGGGACAAGCAGGCCAGGAACCGGCCAGAACCCACATTCGCCTACTGGCCGACCGGCCACATCCCCGCCGACCTACCCGAGGGTACGGCGGCCCTCAACAAGACCCACGGTCTTGTCACGATCTCCTGGCCCACCGGCTGA
- a CDS encoding FxLD family lanthipeptide, producing MAPTLTLDATDVLNLGSVVADEEFELDMRVVEASTPLVIMMCDTSDGCGTSCSTSACTTSSNDPS from the coding sequence ATGGCTCCAACGCTGACCCTCGACGCCACCGACGTCCTAAACCTGGGGAGCGTCGTCGCCGACGAGGAGTTCGAGCTGGACATGCGCGTCGTGGAGGCCAGCACGCCGCTGGTGATCATGATGTGCGACACCAGCGACGGGTGCGGCACCTCGTGCAGCACCAGCGCGTGCACCACCAGCTCCAACGACCCTTCCTGA
- the fxlM gene encoding methyltransferase, FxLD system: MESTITTTTDPADLRNAMVDKFTGSRHLRTPAIIDAFRRVERHRFIPDADVEAAYVDDAVPIKHNEDGEMISCISAPSIVATQLEQLGAQPGHNILEAGAATGYNAALLSRLVAPGGHVWTVDVDQDLVNTASKHLEAAGVSNVTVLLADGAAGLPEHAPFDRVQFTVGAGDIPLPVLEQLAPGGRLVIPMRIRGSISRSFAWERDGETWKTVSCEMATFVPLRKGICDDVRILISMAGEGNVRLETYSEQLVDREAMRTVLDEPSHKLYTGVKFRQGSPFEWVYLWLACVLPNGLSRMPGQRPGFTPHFGWGSMAALDGDSLAYLTVREGDDVDGRFWEIGVIGHGPRAASHAEQVVTAIQEWDRDHGNDAPAPGFRMATAAHRDLLKAADPRFVIDKPNSRLVVDWP, from the coding sequence ATGGAGAGCACCATCACTACGACCACCGACCCCGCCGACCTGCGCAACGCCATGGTGGACAAGTTCACCGGCTCCCGCCACCTGCGCACCCCCGCGATCATCGACGCCTTCCGGCGAGTCGAGCGCCACCGGTTCATCCCCGACGCCGACGTCGAGGCCGCCTACGTCGATGACGCCGTGCCGATCAAACACAACGAGGACGGCGAGATGATCTCCTGCATCTCCGCGCCGTCCATCGTCGCCACCCAACTGGAGCAGCTCGGCGCACAACCCGGCCACAACATTCTGGAGGCCGGGGCAGCCACCGGCTACAACGCCGCCCTCCTGTCGCGGCTCGTGGCCCCTGGCGGGCACGTGTGGACCGTGGACGTCGACCAGGATCTCGTCAACACCGCCAGTAAGCATCTGGAGGCCGCTGGTGTGTCGAATGTGACCGTGCTGCTGGCCGATGGCGCGGCAGGGCTCCCCGAGCACGCCCCATTCGACCGGGTCCAGTTCACCGTGGGCGCCGGCGACATCCCCCTCCCCGTGTTGGAGCAGCTCGCCCCGGGCGGCCGCCTGGTCATCCCGATGCGGATTCGCGGCAGCATTTCCCGCTCCTTTGCGTGGGAGCGCGACGGCGAGACCTGGAAGACTGTCTCCTGCGAGATGGCCACGTTCGTCCCGCTGCGCAAAGGCATCTGCGACGACGTCCGCATCCTGATCTCCATGGCCGGGGAGGGCAACGTCCGGCTGGAAACCTACAGCGAGCAGCTCGTGGACCGGGAGGCGATGCGGACCGTATTGGACGAGCCGTCCCACAAGCTCTACACCGGCGTGAAGTTCCGGCAGGGCTCGCCCTTCGAGTGGGTCTACCTGTGGCTGGCGTGTGTCCTGCCCAACGGCCTGTCCCGAATGCCCGGCCAGCGACCTGGGTTCACCCCGCACTTCGGGTGGGGTTCCATGGCGGCGCTCGACGGCGACAGCCTGGCCTACCTGACCGTCCGCGAGGGCGACGACGTGGACGGCCGGTTCTGGGAGATCGGCGTCATCGGCCACGGCCCGCGCGCCGCCTCCCACGCCGAGCAGGTTGTCACCGCGATCCAGGAGTGGGACCGTGACCACGGCAACGACGCCCCCGCCCCCGGCTTCCGGATGGCCACAGCCGCCCACCGCGATCTGCTGAAGGCCGCCGACCCTCGCTTCGTCATCGACAAGCCCAACAGCCGACTCGTTGTTGACTGGCCGTAG
- a CDS encoding lanthionine synthetase C family protein: MNSPAPEPVQLSEHEMASQSLTKPTAAAALLHIERALSGTGDWQSAHAHIRQAAAGPIDSAPHTGLYYGAPAIAFVLHAANTGKPRYQAAARTLDKHVARLAQRRLATAAERMRRRVPAAFAEYDLFRGLTGLGALLLLRAPGSDLLGAVLSYLAALTKPRRVDGVELPGWWVDHDPDPLMPTPGGHVNLGLAHGAAGLLALLSLASLRGCTVPGQTDAIDTLGGWFDQWRQDSADGTWWPQWLTRDDLRTGHTAQPGPGRPSWCYGTAGIARAQQLAALATNDPVRRGIAEKAMAECLTGQHLQNITDAGLCHGMAGVYQTAYRASLDAATPAIGHRLPALAAALTQHAATDQDDAAGLLTGAAGVGLALETARHTTPPRSGWDACLLIT, from the coding sequence ATGAACAGCCCGGCACCCGAACCGGTGCAGCTCAGCGAACACGAGATGGCGAGCCAATCCCTCACCAAGCCGACCGCCGCGGCCGCGCTCCTGCACATCGAGCGAGCCCTGTCCGGCACCGGAGACTGGCAAAGCGCCCACGCGCACATCCGGCAGGCCGCGGCCGGACCCATCGACAGCGCACCGCACACCGGGCTCTACTACGGAGCGCCGGCCATCGCGTTCGTCCTGCACGCCGCCAACACAGGCAAACCCCGCTACCAGGCGGCGGCCCGCACCCTGGACAAGCACGTCGCCCGGCTGGCCCAACGCCGCCTGGCCACCGCTGCGGAACGGATGAGGCGACGAGTACCCGCCGCGTTCGCCGAGTACGACCTGTTCCGCGGACTGACCGGACTCGGCGCTCTGCTGCTCCTGCGGGCGCCCGGCAGCGACCTACTCGGCGCCGTCCTCAGCTACCTAGCCGCGTTGACCAAACCGCGCCGCGTGGACGGCGTGGAGCTGCCGGGCTGGTGGGTCGACCACGACCCCGACCCGCTCATGCCGACCCCCGGCGGGCACGTCAACCTCGGCCTCGCGCACGGCGCGGCCGGGCTGCTCGCCCTGCTCTCCCTCGCATCTCTGCGCGGCTGCACGGTGCCCGGCCAAACCGACGCGATCGACACCTTGGGCGGATGGTTCGACCAGTGGCGGCAAGACTCGGCAGACGGAACCTGGTGGCCGCAGTGGCTCACCCGCGATGACCTCCGCACCGGCCACACCGCCCAGCCCGGCCCGGGTCGGCCGTCGTGGTGCTACGGCACGGCCGGGATCGCCCGCGCCCAGCAACTCGCCGCCCTCGCCACCAACGACCCGGTCCGGCGAGGCATCGCCGAGAAGGCCATGGCCGAATGCCTCACCGGCCAGCACCTTCAGAACATCACCGACGCGGGGCTGTGCCACGGCATGGCCGGCGTATATCAGACCGCCTACCGGGCCTCCCTCGACGCCGCCACCCCGGCGATCGGGCACCGGCTCCCCGCTCTCGCAGCCGCGCTCACACAGCACGCAGCGACCGACCAAGACGACGCCGCAGGGCTGCTGACCGGAGCCGCCGGGGTGGGCCTGGCCCTGGAAACCGCACGACACACCACACCCCCGCGCTCTGGATGGGACGCATGCCTCCTCATCACCTGA